Below is a genomic region from Argiope bruennichi chromosome 3, qqArgBrue1.1, whole genome shotgun sequence.
AGTATGGCCTGACTCTTGATGTACAGCCTGAGCGTATACTGTCCTATTCAACGTACATTGGCTGTACAACAATTCCCAATCCCTGTACTCACGTGCCAGGTATAGTCTTAGTTTCATGTACAGGTGACTACTGGCATTGGCTATGGCATCCAGTTCGGGCACTCGACACCAATTGTCGGGGGTCCAGCTCATCAAGAGTTGACTGTACCCGTGAGAACCGAACGGAAGCTGGGCTGGAAGCAGGACCAACCACAGCAAGAAGTGCTGATACCTTCCGTTGGACCCAGCGTTGGGCAGCACCTCATCGAAAGGCATCGCTCCGGCAACTGCCGGATTGTGTCTTCCGGACAGAGGAGAACACACGTGGGGGTGAGGCGCCACCTGGAAAACATCCCTCCGTCGGGGAGATTTCTCTGGAAGAGGACAGGCCGGATGCATAGGATGCTGGTTAGCTGTTGATCGAGATTTCAAGATATGCAATCTCTTCTATTACCTTTCCTTTGAAGAATTATTGCTTAAAACATTCGCCTTCTGGGAAGTTTTTATTTCAGGCTGAAAACAGAAGATCACTGGAATTTAGAGCTTCAGCAATATAATTCTGGGAGGTATCAACGGGGATTTCCAGctattacattacttttttttaaattcaattttaattcaaggaataaaaatatttagaaaaaaaattctattcaccttagatagaaaaaaagggacatataattaaaaggaagaaatataattaattgcataTGTATGAGAAACCATGGAAAAAATACTAATAAGATCGTACTCTTAATCGCATTATCCTTTCTTAGATTGTCTAGGacttgaaaaatgatatttgcttTACTGCTTAAATATATGACAATTTCAGGAAATCTGCAGGCGTTTTAGTTGAATGaagaattcataaaatacttGAGACATTTAGACTTACCTACAGATTTTATTGTTGAGCTATAACGTTAATGAATGATAATAGCTTATGGATCATAAgtttaataatatcttaataataaattatgaatttaaaactaaattaaataaaaaaggaagcatAACAGATCACCGTAGTTAAGTCCTAGCCTTTTAATGATGATTAATGTATTACTTATGTTCTAGTAATGGTCGAATATTTATTTCCACTCCCCACAAAAAAAACTCTCCTATTCCAGGGAAAATTATGTTCTAAATAGCATTAATGGGATTTAATGAACTGAtttacaatattacaaaatattgaaggtaaaattataatgaaagaacCTCACATACttcatataacaataaaattagataaaatgtgtaattaaGATCCATGTGCAAAAAAACTTATGATTaggtttttataatatatatatatatatatatatatatatatatatatatatatatatatatatatatatatatatatatatatatattatttataattaatgcttatatttattttaactattctgaattattattattgtttaaattttcttacaaactaaataattaaactaatctaaataagataagaaaaatgaaaaaaaaatttaaggagcatatatattgtttgaaattcaaatgcaAAGCAAACATAGGAATTAGAAATGTATTTGCTTAAGCGAAAATATCCAATTAgatattataagatattatttgatattaagatatttaaaagcatttgtaattatttctttcatatttatctaagaaataataaaatgtaatccttacaataattttgatagcattatattaaaacaaatatatattaatccaTATTAGATTTAgtgtattattgaatttaatgaacaattaattattcaaacaacCTTCCAAtgttaacaaatttatataactataactttataaatataaattcctgagaagatttcaattgaatttcaataaataatagcattctgaaaataaataaacaccagataattacagaaaatatgcTTAAACGAAACTGAAATCATTTACTTATAGTTGTTATTTATTTACCTAcagcaaattaaataaagacaTTTCCCATTTAATGCTAActgcaattgatatttttatagttttaatttagcAAAATGTTTATCTTATGAAGCAATTCAGATTCCAATggcatattaaaatgtttatatatatatataaatcaataaatgtttgaAAGATTCAATAGCATGTGTCCAGAAGAAATATTGTTcacttttcttaaaaagaaaatatttacatattcctaattattaatttcaagtagGTCCCAGTCCCCtcaatatattaattcataaatataaattcataataaataaattatatgattaatcatgaaaacaaagaaaaatactgTTCATGCCTCATAGTTGGACAATGTATGATCTGCAAGAATACTAATAACTTCATATGAAGTAGGTGTTCATTCAGAAAGGAGGTTTCacgttttaatcatatttttatttaaaacacaaaatgaaattttaatattttcttccgaTAATGATAATTCCTATTATAGTATTAATAAGTATAGGTGAGTCTTAAAATCTAGCTTTTCAGTGTTgcaaattttattccaatataatgcgttttttaaatgttgataaacactataaaatattttaaagtagttaCTCTTAGTACTTAGTTAAAGTAACTAAGAGTAATTTTTATGTATAGAATGGTGGCTAGGGGGTATTCGGTACTCGTATGTTTTAGGTTTGATatccgattccacctaagaaccgtaGTTTTAGCTGGTCTAGTGCACGTTGAATCCATCGAGACCAAACATTTTACGCTGGTGTGATGCGGAAGTTTAAAATGGGTTTACCAGCTCAGCTAAAAGCCTTGTTATCTGAACACGGTTCAAGTTTTAGgggtccatctcaaaatagccctagtgttgattaAAAGCGGAACGTTAATCTAACTGAATTGGACGAACTGAActtagaaatagaataaaaatagacgatgaagattaaaataatatcatgcaAGGATGTTTCGAAGGAGAGGTATAGATgtacctaaaatttttattttaagataaatgaacaagaacaatatttttaagaaatcgtCATACGTTAAATAATACTTTACATTTGAAAATCAACtgtaatgatatatattaaaaactctGAGAAAAAATTTGATCctgatttaatgaataatatattttctgaatttttgaaataagactTATAATTTTCGaatcatttcctttcttttatatttttatatttaaggcaCATGACTATTAATGagatgaatttttgtataaataaaatgtttatatttttgaatgactgcataaaataaataaataacagctatgaaataaaatacatcaatttaaagtcaaatatgttttgaaaattggtGTAAATATGGTTTAGAGTTGATTCAAAGACCGTCATAAAGCAAACACCTTCTATATTCAAAGTTAATCAAgttgtttgttcaaaatttttaaaaaatcttaagaaatatacTATCCAGATCCTGagcttagaaataaattttattactttatttctttccagtcttcatatgataaaaaaagattttttaatatttttttttattatcaaactaTAAAACAAATGCAAACTTCTTTTCAAACTCAGATTACTTATTTTCTTGGAAATATATTGCATGCATATTGAAAGATTATCATACCAATTCTGAAtagaaaatatgcattagatttattttaattcttggtttttcttcatcttcagtttttttttctcataaatgtaggtaatttttaagtaaaaaaattacccATATTTAAgatttggtaaaaaattttaagttgaagaactatcttttatattaaagatctaaccttactttaaaatatctgttaaGAAAATAACGTAAAAACCACCTATCTTaaacttattcaaataattatataaatcatatttatcattttaaactattatatatatttataaacatttgattTCTATAATATGCAATTCTTATATTCGTTGAAAAGCACTAATTTTCAGTAGCTTCAAATTATACTGTTCGGTCACCACAGGTTCACAGTTGCCAAAAAGCCTAACTTGAGAgttcacttaaaaaatatattttaaaagaaaaattcacatcatagtacaaaaatacttttctttattagAATACTTTTCGGTCACCACGGGTTCACAGTTGCCAAAATGCCTAACTTGAATTTTcccttaaaacaaatatattttttaagaaagaaatcacATCatagtataaaaatacttttttttactatgcTTTTGTATACTTTTCAGTCACTACTGTTTCACAGTTGCCAAAATCCCTAATTTGAAATTTCCcttaaagcaaatatattttgtttgtttgtttgtttgtttcttatggcacttgccactgacaagcccgctgttacgaagacagcgatttaagcctgagggggacgtctcttattttttatagcagcgccaactagggccaagagtacgactttgccactcacgcatcattcattcgcttgcacaacccctttttacaggagggcacattcacacatctcacagatagaacaacagaagaacaaccatgcccaaaccgggactcgaacccgggacgcccagatcacggggaagacgcgctacccctatgccaggacgccggcaaatatattttatatatatttatataagaaatattatttatataagaaaaattcacatcatagtataaaaatatatttctcaaggTAACTTGTTTCAGAGATTGATGGCACAAGTTTCTTCTAAACTTCAGATCTAGACCCACTCCATTCTAGAAACAACTCTCGTCTTTAACCGTGGAGTACATACTGATGTATGAAACTTGGCAAGAACTCAGCGCTTACCCTCCGAAACCGGGAGAAAAATATTACACTACTCATCATTTCTGCTTCTAAATAATGGAATCTTTTTCTTAATGGGACATCAAAATATATACATGATgtttattcttaaagaattttgttttctatctgtgattatactttacatttttttaagtgaatgatTTCAGGAAGTTTATAATAAAACGAAAAGTAACTATATTTGttcaagaaagaataaaatgtgaagataagtaattttttaaaaaaaaccttttcatacAGAAAGTaagcaaagagaaagtattttaatggtGGTAttcagattttgataattttctacgTTTCTATTCTCTTTGAGTCCGAAAAACGCactttgaaatgttttctgtCCGTCTGTTTGTGAATAGGTGAACTAGAATTTCTTTGAGCTTAAGGTAAAGAATATTTAGTCCCAAGTTGGATATTTCTATCAAGtttgagcaaaatttattcaaaataaatctatctGTAGAACTTAATACTAGAAATACAAGATGAAAAAATCATGGAAAGAGTTACAAAATCAAAGTGAGAAGAaacaaagaaagataaaatttagtacatggaCTTAACATCTAATGATTAGACTTGCATCAAATATGGAACCGAATCTATTTAGTTGTCTCTTGTCTCTTTGTTTGCACtttaataagcatataaatataaaaactgaaatctgtaatgatttaaataaatatgtataattttatatgcgATTTTTGGATTACTGTTGTAGttctaaatcaaatttcagtTCCAATCAGTTGAAAGAGGCGTTCAAAATACATCGTCGGTTTTCTGGTGCTTGTGTATTTAATTGCATCTGAGCGAATAACCGTCTTGACATCATGCTAAAAAATGTTGTAGCAACTATTTTTCGTCTATGACATGTGGTAAAAATACACAAAGATGATAGAAAATTTGGTGGGTAGGGGTGGATCTTACCCCTTGTTTTTGtgagaaaattcattttacactTTTCCATGTTCAGACATTTTTAAGCTATTTTCACTTCATTAATTAATACATCAAAGCAGTAGTTCCTAACCCTTATTTCCTCCTTTAGGTTACtaatcgatttaaaaatttattttggcgaaaatataaaattctttttattcaatattcttcatttctgtagaattttctttgaattggCTTTCAACGTTGTTCATTTGatatattacaatactttttatacttgcataaattgcattaatatttttaaacctttactTCCTTTCTTAGGTtattaatagatttgaaaattgGTTTTGGCGaaaatatagaattctttttttttcccgatattcttttttctgaagaattttctttgaattgtgaaattattctataaataacatctataagtaaaatctaataatattgttttgtgAAAACTTTGTATAAAAAGTTCCAAGTTTATTTTATAGTTCCAGTACAACAAAATAAACAGTTTGTTGATTTAAGATGatctcataattattttatttctaaagaataaaaaaaaaatgaatttatcagtAGAGATAAAAAATACTGTAGGATAAAATGTTTAACTTATTTCTATGTTCAGAATTCAGACAACTAATTTCTTAAACAATATTCAAACTTGTGAACAAAGTCATTTCatattattcaacatttaaagtgaaatatttttgttttatatctctttttcgccaaataaaatttaaactaaatggaCAACTTCggatttaactaaaatattttgatttcatagataCTTTGTTTATATACTCTaagtagaatttcaaaaatgtacacaactctacaaaatttttcaaatcatttgtaatataattatctATCCTAAACTTTGGACTAGTTTCcttttgtttttccatttttctataATGGTATACCACTCGTCCTAAATGCATCCActcgtttttcttttaattatatttagaactTGGGTTAACCTAAATGTGAAGTCTTTAATTAACTTACTACAAAAAGGGTTTAgattatcattttattcttatttttataatcgaCCTAAAAATGAAAACTGCGTTGAAGTATTTGAGATTCAACTTATAATGACATCAAACAATCACTTATCTTGATAATCAACTATGCAGATGGCAGGCAGcttcaattaattctttataaaattacataacttaagagaatttgaaacatatatatgttcaaaatattgCTCTTCAATTTTAGTCTAATAAAATAGGGGCGGGGGTATTTCACTGATtacaaaaaggaatattttgtaTAGGTTTGAACAATCAAAActgataaattatcttttaacaaaTGAATCTGAATAGGAGCTACATGGTAGAAATATAGAGAATTTTGTCTTTTCCACAAAACTCGttcttttcaatttgcaacaatatttaaaaatattatgcataaattaaacatattttaattttgtttgatcaagaatattaatctttagaaatttcttatcatgcaaaatatcaaatatttttttagattttcatgtTACACaacatataattctatttttttattattagaatattgaaatgaaaataaatttatagtaatcATAAGACTTATTCTcatatattatgataattttggagagattttatttttaaaacattatgaacGTATTCATTTCTGGTTAAGAACTTCAAAACTAACGCATCACGACACATATCTGATTTgctattaaaaagcaaatattttaaagaaagcacattttttactgttttataattaaaataaattattctttctgtatgtcataaattttctatcagatattaaatttcactttcaaaaaaaaacccctttaatttgcaaattaaatctCGGCAATTTTCACTGTCAAGAACGTCCATTCCATTAAAAAGTTTcgtaaaattatgattaaatgaaCACAGGTatacttcttcttgtgtacagccgaccaccctaCCATCATAAATTTAGCAGTATGGACAGGAGAATACAGGTATATTCTCATTCCGTACCTGTTATAAGCAAAGATACTGCGgcgtttttttctaaaataaaaataagacgaATAACTTCTTtgcaaattaatctttttatgtcGTCGAAAGTTATCCTTCTCCGTCGCACATTCTGTgtttaggaaaaatattaaacattttgttgCTATAACAGAAGCTCTATAATACGTTACTATAACAGGCAACTCTTTTTTCACTGCAACACAGTAGAGCTTTCAGACTTGCATAATATTAGTTTTCAAACTTCAGAGAGTAAAAATTCTGtagcaaatacaatttttttttttttttagtgttcatcagaaaataaaaatatacatattttttctacCATTACCGTTGTAACTTTTACATATTCTTGATAGATATGCCAGGGGTGCTTCGCTTTGGATTTCtatatactaaataattaaaaagtttgaaatatttgtattttcttgattaattacactattttaagtttaacaaaacttaattaaatgtctatcattaaataaaataaaattttattctttcaagtaGTAATATCTGTTAGAGAAATTGGGAAAgagtagttttaaatatttaaaatgataaaataaataattaataatatcaatgaagtaaactaataatgataataatgatcCTAAAATACTTTTCGAATTTATAATACAACGGAATCCATGTTtagaaatcattatatatatatatatatatatatgcgtgtgtttgtgtgtgcgAGACAGAGTAAGAGAGAGAGTCcatatgtatatttcaaaacgAGACAATATTAGAAAAAGTGTGCAATTAAACTGACTAATTAAAACGGTATTAATTCCTTCAAAATTACGTATGCAAAATTCCTTTAAGAAAAAAGTCGTACATAATAGAAACCCATTGACAAGCAGATTATTATATGtcgtatttttctttctttatatctctttctatatatatatatatatatatatatatatatatagagagagagagagagagagagagagaaataaagataGATGGATATAGTATTAAATACttgatgttaaattaaaatctaaattggTCTGAGGGaggttcagaaaaaaattattcatataaattttaattagtgaatCATTCAGTTCTTCACATAAAAtactaattagaaattaaatgaatcgCAAT
It encodes:
- the LOC129962912 gene encoding beta-alanine transporter-like, with protein sequence MHPACPLPEKSPRRRDVFQVAPHPHVCSPLSGRHNPAVAGAMPFDEVLPNAGSNGRYQHFLLWLVLLPAQLPFGSHGYSQLLMSWTPDNWCRVPELDAIANASSHLYMKLRLYLAREYRDWELLYSQCTLNRTVYAQAVHQESGHTFRWNSTSNTEFMCDVHGWYYNKSYLGENLNTIVSAWDLVCDRSWLPTFAFMFYGIGEFLSLPLYFYVSYRFVYHIVHGTTRSSNVFFPA